The following DNA comes from Chromatiales bacterium.
GTGACCACCGCGATCTCGTGCGCGTCGCGCATGGACTTGCACAACCGATCGAGCAGGGCGGTCTTGCCGCTGCCCACGGGGCCGCCCACACCGACGCGCAAGGGCGCCTTTGCCGAAGAATTCATCATTTGGTTGCTGTTGGATGAATGCCTGCCTCAGGAACGAAACAGGCGTGTGTACTGGGTCTCGTGAAGGCTGCTCGCCATGGCCAAGGCCGGCGCGCTGGCGCCAATGTCATCGTCGTCGAGCGTCATTGCGGTTTCAACGGCCCGCTCCAGCGCGGGACCGAGCGCCAGCAACACACGCTGGCCGGCGGTCTGACCGAGCGGGACGAGCTTGATCGCGCAGGCGACCTGGTTCTCGAGCCAGGCCCAGGCGTAACCGAGCAGTGCATCGCGGGTTGGTATTTTCCATGCGTAGGCCGCACAGGCAAAGCCCGCGCATTGGGCCATGCCCAGCGTTTCACGCCATTCGCGGGCATGGCCCACATCCAGATCGGCCAGCAACGTGGCCAGCGCCCGTGCACGCGTGGACTCCTCGGCACGCAGTTCGGCAGTCTCGCGTGCCGCCACGATTCGCTTCGCAAGGCTGCGCAGTTCGGACTCATCACCACGCGTGCATGCCGCTTGCATGCGGAACAGGATCGGCAGTTCCAGATGCGCCAGCGTGTCGTCGATCAGGCCGGCCAGCCAGTCGGCGGTTTCATTTTCATCGCGCACCCAACCGGCTTCGACCGCGTACTCAAGCCCCTGCGAATACGCGAAGGCGCCGACCGGCAGCGTCGGGCTGGACAGCTGCAACAGGCGCAGGCGCGCGAGCGCCTCAGTGCCCATGGTCGTGATGGTGTTCGTGGGCGTGCGCGTGTCCGCCGCCGTAGGCGCCCGGTTCCGGTTCGAACGGCAGGCGTTCGAGCCCGGGGCGTAGTCCCAGGCCACGCAGCATGTCGTCGAGCACATGATCGTGACGGTAGCGCAGTTCGGTCAGCGAGATCTCGAGTTCCACGTGACGGTTGCCCAGATGATAGGCCGCGCGCATCAGCGCATGCGGATCGGCGCTGCGCACAACGCTCACGGGTTCGGCGGCGGCATGCACCTGCACGATCTCGCCGGTTTGCGCAAGCAAGAGATCACCGTGACGCAGTCGAATTCCGCGTTCGAGGAACAAGCCAGCCTCATTGCCATTGTCCAGCGTGACGCGCAGACGCGCGCGGATGCGCTGATCCAGCGTCAGCGTCACCGTCGCGACGGGATGCCCCGTCTCCACGCGTTGCGTGAGTTCAAGCATCAAGAGTGTCAGAACAGGAAGTAACGCTGCGCCATCGGCAGTTCGGCGGCCGGCTCGCAGCTCAGGAGTTCGCCGTTCGCACGCACCTGATAGGTCTGTGGATCGACCTCGATCTTCGGCTGCCAGTCGTTCAGCCGCATGTCGGCCTTGGTGATCTCGCGGCAGTTGCGCACCACGCCAATCTGCGATGCAAGACGCAGGCTTTCCGGGATTCCGGCATCCGCCGCTGCTTTGGACACAAAGGTCATCGTCGTCGCACCGCAGGCGCCACCCAGCGCGCCGAACATGTGACGGTAATGCACGGGTTGTGGTGTGGGGATTGACGCATTCGGATCGCCCATCGGCGCGGCGGCAATCATTCCGCCCTTGATGATCAGGCTCGGTTTCGCGGCGAAAAATGCCGGCTTCCAGAGCACCAGATCCGCGAGTTTGCCGACCTCGACCGAACCGACTTCATGCGCGATGCCATGCGTGATCGCCGGGTTGATTGTGTATTTCGCGATATAGCGTTTCGCGCGCGAGTTGTCGTGTGTCGCCGGATCGCCCGACAGTGCACCGCGCTGCACCTTCATCTTGTGCGCGGTCTGCCACGTGCGCGTGATGACCTCGCCGACGCGGCCCATGGCCTGCGAGTCCGAGGAGATCATCGAGAACGCGCCGAGATCGTGCAGGATGTCCTCGGCGGCAATGGTTTCCCGGCGAATGCGCGATTCGGCGAACGCGACGTCTTCGGGTATCGACGGCGACAGGTGATGACAGACCATCAGCATGTCGAGGTGTTCGTCCACGGTGTTGACCGTGTACGGGCGTGTCGGATTCGTTGATGACGGCAGCACGAAGGATTCGCCACAGGCCTTGATGATGTCCGGCGCATGACCGCCGCCCGCGCCTTCGGTGTGATAGGTGTGGATGGTGCGCCCGCGCATGGCGGCCAGCGTGTCCTCGACGAAACCCGATTCGTTCAGCGTGTCGGTATGAATCGCAACCTGCACGTCCTGTTCCTCGGCGACGGCAAGACAGTTGTCGATCGCGGCCGGCGTCGTGCCCCAGTCTTCGTGCAGCTTTAGCCCCATCGCGCCCGCGGCGATCTGCTCATGCAGCGGTCCGGGTTGCGAGGCATTGCCCTTGCCGAGGAAGCCGAGGTTCATCGGCAACCCGTCGGCGGCCTGCAGCATGCGTGCGATGTTCCAGGGGCCTGGCGTGCAAGTCGTCGCATTGGTACCGGTTGCAGGCCCCGTACCCCCACCAATCATCGTGGTGATGCCAGACATCAGCGCGTCGTCGATCTGCTGCGGACAGATGAAATGGATGTGTGCGTCGATGCCGCCGGCGGTGAGAATCTGGCCCTCGCCCGCGATTGCTTCGGTGCCAGGTCCAATGACGATCTCCACATTCGGCTGCACGTCGGGATTGCCGGCCTTGCCGATGCCGCTGATGCGGCCGTTCTTGATGCCGACGTCGGCCTTGATGATGCCCCACCAGTCGAGGATCAGTGCATTGGTGATGACGACATCGGCAACCTCGGCCGCGCCGCGCTGGCTCTGCCCCATGCCATCGCGGATCACCTTGCCGCCGCCGAACTTGACCTCGTCGCCGTAGATCGTGCGGTCGGCCTCGACCTCGATCACCAGCGCGGAATCGGCCAGCCGCACGCGGTCGCCCGTGGTCGGCCCGTACATCTCGGCATAGGCGCGTCGGGTGATCGTGCTCATGCGTCCAGCGCTCCCTGAATCTTCGCGTTGAAACCGTAGACCTGGCGGTCGCCGGCATAGGCGACCAGTTCGACCTCGCGGGTCTGTCCCGGCTCGAAGCGCACGGCCGTGCCGGCCGGGATGTTCAGCCGGAAACCGCGCGCGGCTTCGCGATCAAAACGCAATGCGCCGTTGGTCTCGTAGAAATGGTAGTGCGAGCCGACCTGGATCGGCCGGTCGCCGGTATTCGCGACGGACAGCGTGATGCGCTCACGTCCCGTGTTGAGTTCGATCTCGCCGTCGGCGGCGATGACTTCACCTGGGATCATCGTGGAGTCTCCGGTGGGGTGCGATTGAGTAGAGCCGGCGGCCCTATGGTTCCCGAAACGAGCCGGTTGTATACTCCAAGCCTGCTAATGAACAACAAGTATTCGGGTGACCTATGAAGGCTAGCGAAGTGGCGATTGCCATCGCGGCGGTATTGGGCGCGGGACCGGCTTCGGCGGTGCTCTACGACGAATACTCCGGATCGGATCCCCAACTCGGTAATACTTTCGCCGCGCGGACGACACTGGATCCGTCGGTCGATCAGGTCCGCACCGAAGCCCGGAGCGACGACGATTTCTTCGTCTTTAGTGGGCTCACAGCGGGCCACAATTTCACCATGACGGTGGACTGCGAGGCTGGTGACGGCGTGGCGATGTGCGGTATCGACTGGCTGAGTGATGCCCAAGTCTCCCTCTACTCTCAAGTCATCGCCAGCGGGACGCAGGATGTCTTCAACGGAGTTGTACCCGGCTCTGGCGTGTTGAATATCTCGCATCGATTTCTGTCTGCCGAGTTCAACGTAGCGCTTTTCACCCTGGAGACGTCGGCACCGCCCCAGGTCGGTGTCCCACTGGCGGACACAGGTGCGTTGCTGGGTATCGGCGCAGCAACCGCGGGTCTGACGCGGCGCCGTCGCAAGCGTGTTCTGCCCAATACCTGAAGTCGATCCCGTCCCTGTCATCTAGACCTCCGCCAGCTTGCGCAGCAGGTTGGTGTAGGTCTTGTTGACCAGTCGAGCGGCCTCGCCGCCGGCATTCTCCGCATTCAGCAGTCCGCTGGCTTGGCTGAGCTCAAAAAGCATCGCCCGGTCGTTCGGGTCCCGCACGAAGCTCTGCACCCACAGCACCGCGGCGTCACGGCGGCCGGCGGTCACCGGCTCCACCCAATGGTGGAAGATCGAGGGATAAATCACCGCGCTACCGGCCGGCAGCTTGATCTCCTCGTCGACGATATCGGTCTGGATGATCAGCTCGCCACCCTCATAGTCCTCCGGCTCGGTGAGGAAGACGGTGACCGAGACGTCGGCACGTAGTGGGGTCTCCCGGGCACCCATCAGCGCGGCGTCCACATGCGGGCCGTAGTGCATGCCGACCTCGTAGCGGTTGAATAGCGGTGGAATGATTCGCCGGGGCAGGGTGGCCCGCTCAAATTCCTCGTTGTGGCGCAGGGCATCGACAACCAGCAGGTCGAGGTCATCCGCCTGCCGGCTGGTGCGCTCACGTTGCAGATTGTATTTCCGGTCATGCAGCATCGCCGACGCGCTGGCCCGGCCGTCGACGAAGTTCATTCCCGCCAGCGCCTCGCGGACAGCGTCCAGAGCATTCGCATCCAGCACCTTGGGAATGAGTCGGATCACCGGTCGCCCGTGTATTCAGACGATGGGGTCGTGTACGGTGACGAGCTTGGTGCCGTCCGGAAAGGTCGCCTCGACCTGCACCTCATTGATCATCTCGGCGACACCGTCCATGACATCGTCGCGACCCAGCAGGGTACGCCCGTAATCCATGAGTTCGGCGACGCTTCGGCCATCACGCGCGCCTTCCATGATCTCGAAGCTGATCAGCGCCATCGCCTCGGGATAGTTGAGCTTCAGCCCGCGTGCACGACGACGCTCGGCGAGCTGCGCGGCGGAGAACAGCAGCAGCTTGTCTTTCTCTCTCGGGGTCAGTTCCATCGCAAGGCTCCGGGTAGGTTCAGGTTGCCCAGACGCGCGGCAACTGGGCGGGTTTGTCCAACACCGGCTCGCGCAACACCTGCCATGCGGCCGTGAACACCTTGCGACATTGCTCGGTGGAGCCGCCAAGGTAGCGCAAAGCCAGCAGGTCGTCGAGGCGGGTGGCGGCGAACTCCCCACCGCCCGGCAGCAGCCCGCGCACCCGGTCCAGGAGCGCGGAGTCGCAGCCCGTGGCAATCAGGGTCCCGGTCACCGGGCGACCCGCGAGCAGGGCGCGACGCCCGAGGCTGGATTCGGTCACGCGCAGGCGCTCCTCCAGCAGCGGTTCACCGTCGCGCGCAACGCTCAGGGAAAACCCGGCGTTCCCGTGCGTAAAGGCCTCATCGATTACCGGACGACCGAAACAATGGATTTCCCATAACAGGGCGCGCGCGTCGCCGACCAGATCAAGCCGTGTGCCGGCCCGCAAGCACGCACCCGGGAAAATGATGTTTTCCTGAGGCAGCCATTCCAGTCGCGCACCGGCCCCCACGCGAAGCCGCTGACCAACCTCGGCCAGCGGACCACTGCTGCGGTAGAACTTGGCGGCACCCGGCGTGGTGATCAGCGCGTGACCGGCCGGCAGATCGAGGTCGATGTCCAGCGTGTCGCCACCGGCGATACCGCCCGGCGGGTGCAGCACATAGACATGGCAGGTCTCGCCTTCCGGATAGAACGGCCGTTGCACGGCCAGCGGACCGAACCTGCGCCGGTGCGACAGGACCGTGCGCCCCGCCTGCTCGCGAAACCCCAGTTCCAGCCGCGCGGCCCAGCCGTCCGCCGACGCAGTGGTCTCCGGCGCGGGCATCAGGGACACCCGCCCGGCCGCCACGGCCAGGAACCCTGACTCGGTGGCGCGGGTTCGTGGAGCATTCAAACCGTCAGATATTGATGAACCAGTTCGTCGCTGAGTTCGCCGATCGCGCCGGTCGCGACATTGCGACCGCGGTCCATGATGCAGAAACGGTCGCCGACGCGGCGCGCGAACGGCAATTTCTGCTCGACCAGCAGAACGGTGATCCCCAGATCGTCATTCAGGCGGCGGATGATATCGCCGATCTCGTGGACGATGTTGGGCTGGATGCCCTCGGTGGGCTCGTCGAGGATCAGCATCTTCGGGTCGGTCACGAGCGCACGCCCGATCGCGAGCTGCTGCTGCTGACCGCCGGAAAGGTCACCGCCGCGCCGGGCGCTCATTTTTTTGAGCACCGGAAACATCTCGAAGATCGCATCCGGAATCGCTTTCAGCCCATCGCGGCGCGCGGGTAGTCCGATCCGCAGGTTCTCCTCGACCGTCAGTAACGGAAAGATCTGCCGCCCCTGTGGCACATAACCAATGCCCATGCCGGCACGACGTTCGGCCGGCACATCGACGAGATCGTCGTCGTTGTACGCAATGCGGCCGCCACGCACCTTCAGCAGACCCATGATGCATTTCAGCAGCGTGGTTTTGCCGACACCGTTGCGACCCATGAGCACAGTGCACTGGCCGTCGGGCACCTCGAGTTCGACATCCCACAGCGTATGCGACTCGCCGTAAAACTGGTTCAGTTCGCTAACGCTCAGCATGACTACGCGCCCAGATAGACTTCTTTCACGCGCGGATCGCCCTGCACGTGATCCATACTGCCCTCGGCCAGCACGCTGCCCTGGTGCAGCACGGTGACGCGGGAATTCAGCGCGCGTACGAAGTCCATGTCGTGCTCGACGACGACAATCGAATGCGTGCCCGCGAGCGAGGTCAGCAGTTCAACGGTGCGATCCATCTCCTGGTGCGTCATGCCGGCAGCCGGTTCGTCGACCAGCAACAGCGCCGGGTTCTGCACCAGCAGCATGCCGATCTCGAGCCACTGCTTCTGACCGTGTGACAGCGCACCGGCGTGGCGTACCTTTTCGTCGGCCAGGCCGATGGTTTCCAATGTGCTGTCGATGAAATCGCGCTGCTCGGCCGACAACCGTGCGCGAAACGTGGACCACACGCCCTTGTCGCCGGCCATGGCCATCTCGAGGTTCTCGAAAACGGTGTGATTGTCGAACACTGTCGGCTTCTGGAATTTGCGGCCAATACCGGCACGCGCAATCTCGGCCTCGGACATCTGCAACAGATTCATGCTGCCGCCGAACCAGCACTCGCCATGATCGGGGCGCGTCTTGCCGGTGATGATGTCCATCATCGTGGTCTTGCCGGCACCGTTCGGCCCGATCACGCAACGCAACTCGCCGGCATCGACATAGAAGTCCAGATCGTTGATGGCCTTGAACCCATCAAAACTCACCGACACGCCGGACATATACAGCACCGTGCCGCGCTCGAGTTCGAGGCCTTCGACAACCTTCGGCACGAGAAAGTTATAGACACGGTCGCGACGAAATGCGGTGCGAATTCCGCTCTTCATGCCGGCGCTCCGCGGCGACGCAGCAGGCCGACCACGCCGCGCGGCAGGAACAGCGTGGTCAACACGAACAGCGCGCCGAGCGCGAACAGCCAGGCATCGGGGATCACGCCGGTCAGCCAGGTTTTCGCATAGTTCACGGCCAATGCGCCGACCACCGCGCCATACAGCGTGGCACGCCCGCCGAGCGCGACCCAGATGACGATCTCGATCGAGGCCAGCGGCGCGAACTCACTGGGATTGATGATGCCGACCTGAGGCACATACAGCGCGCCCGCGACACCGGCGAGCACGGCCGACACCGTGAACACGGCAAGCTTCACGTGTTCGACCCGGTAGCCGATGAAGCGCGTGCGGTCCTCGGAGTCGCGGATCGCCACGGCCACGCGTCCAAGACGCGAGGTCACGATCGCGCGGCACACGAGATACCCCAGCGCGAGCGCCACCGCGGAGGCCACGAACAGCCCCGCACGGGTCGCATCCGATTGCAGGTTGAAACCGAGCAGGTCCTTGAAGTCCGTCAGGCCGTTGTTGCCGCCAAAGCCCATCTCGTTGCGGAAGAACGCCAGCATCAGCGCGTAGGTCAGTGCCTGCGTGATGATGGACAGATACACACCGGTCACGCGCGATCGGAATGCAAACCATCCGAATACGAACGCCAGCACGCCGGGCACCAGCACGATCATCAGCGCGGCGAACCAGAACTGATCGAAGCCCTGCCAGAACCACGGCAGTTCTTTCCAGTTCAGGAACACCATGAAATCCGGCAGATCGGGATTGCCGTAGACGCCGCGATCGCCGATCTGGCGCATGAGATACATGCCCATCGCATAACCGCCCAGCGCGAAGAACGCGCCGTGGCCCAGGCTCAGGATGCCGAGATAGCCCCAGACCAGATCGACCGCGATCGCCAGCAACGCGTAGGTCAGGTACTTGCCGACCAGCGTCATCGTGAAGGTGGATACATACAGCGGATCGTCGGGCGGCAGGCTGTTCAGCACGGGCACGCCGACGGCCACGAGCAGCAGCACGGCCAGCATGATCTGGCCGCCACGGTCGTTACGGAGCAGACGCATCATGAACATTGCGTCAACCCTCGGCCGCGCGGCCCTTCTGCGGGAACAACCCGCGCGGGCGCTTCTGGATGAACAGGACGATGAAGACCAGCACGAGGATCTTCGCGAGCACCGCGCCCGCATAGGGCTCCATGAACTTGTTCGCCACGCCGAGCGTCATGCCGCCGATCAGCGTGCCCCAGAGATTGCCGACCCCGCCGAACACGACGACCATGAAACTGTCGACGATATAGGCCTGCCCGAGGTTCGGACCGACGTTGGTGAGCTGCGACAGTGCCACGCCGGCGATCCCGGCGATGCCCGAACCCAGACCAAACGTAAGCGCATCCACCCGCGCGGACCGCACGCCCATCGCGCGCGCCATGGCCCGGTTCTGCGAAACGGCACGCACCTGCAGGCCGAGTCGCGTCTTCTTGAGCGTAATGAACAGTGCCGCGAACACGATCAGGCAGAAGCCGATGATGTACAGGCGGTTGTAGGTCAGCGACAGCACGCTGTTGATCTGCCAGAAGCCGGAGAGATACTCCGGGTTCTCGACCGGCACGTTCTGCGGAGAGATCACTGTACGCACGAGCTGTTGCAGCGCGAGTGAGATACCAAAGGTCGCGAGCAGCGTCTCGAGCGGTCGTCCGTACAGAAATCGAATCACGCCGCGCTCGATCAAAATGCCGACAAAACCCGAAACCAGAAACGCCGCGGGTATGGACAGCGCGACGGCCAGCCCCGGCATGCCGGGCAGTGCCTGCTGCATCAGATAGGTGGTGTAGGCGCCAAGCATGATCAGCTCGCCATGCGCCATGTTGATCACGCCCATCACGCCAAAGGTGATGGCCAGACCGATCGCGGCGAGCACCAGCACCGAACCCGCCGAGAGTCCGAAAAACAGCGTTTCGATGAAGCCGTAATAGGAAACCTCGCGCTCGATCGCGGCAAGCGCGTGCTGCGCGGCGGCCTTGACGGCCTCGTCCGGATCGTCCTGCGCGACGCGCGTGAGTGCGTTGCGGATCGTCGGTTCCAGACTGCCGCTGACGGCGGCCACGGCCTTCAAGCGATGTGCGGGATCCTCGTCGCCAAGGTCCGACAGCGCGATCGCAGTGCGCATGGCCTCGCGCACGCCCGCATCCTGCTCGGCGTCGACGCGCGTGCGCAGCACCTCGGCGTTCGCCGGTGCGGGTCGCTCAAGCATCTGTTGCACGGCCGCGAGGCGCCGCGCCGGATCGGAACTGTCGATGTCCAGCTTGGCAAGCGCCGCCTGAATCTGGCTGCGCACGGCATTGTTGATGCCGATCTTGCGCACGCCGCGCCGGGAGGTCTCGCCGAGGTCCTCGCCGGTGATCGCATCGCGGATGTGATAGCCGCTGTCCGCGCGCTCGGCAAACACCACGCGGCCGGTCTTCTTGTCGATCTGGATATCGCCTTCCAGTACGCCGGAAAGCAGCTGCGCGGCCTTCGGATGGCCGCTCGCGGCCAGGGCTTCGATGCCCTCGCCCTTGCGGCTGAAATTGTCGTCGAGCAGGGCCTCGAATGCCGGGTCCAGCGCAGGCACGCCGCTTGCGACATCGACCGCGAGCACCGGACGGGCCATCAGGATGGCCAGCACGACGAGGGACTTGATTGCGAACTTGCGAATCAGGGTTTGCACGGAATTCGGGCGCATCCGGTTAGCGGTCATCGCACAACCGCGGGGCGATGAGTCGGAGATTGACCCGGGCCGCGGTTTGAAGCCTGCGGCCCGGATCCGGATCAGGACCGCGACGGGTGGATGCCCGCCGCGGTACGGGGCTCAGATCAATAGTTCTGACCCGAGCACTTTGCGGTCTTCACATTGTAATTGCCGCACGACAGCGGGGCACGCCAGTCGGCGATCAGGTCCTTGGAACCCGGCAGGAAGTCCGACCACTCGTCACCAGCGACCAGGCCCGGCGTCTTCGAAACGACCTGGAACTGGCCGTCGTCCTGGATTTCGCCGATCAGCACCGGCTTGGTGATGTGATGGTTCGGGAGCATCGCGCTGTAGCCACCGGTCAGGTTCGGAACGGCGACGCCAATCAGCGCATCGCCGACCTTGGAAGGATCGGTCGTACCGGCCTTCTCGACGGCCTTCACCCACATGTTGAAGCCGATATAGTGGGCTTCCATCGGGTCGTTGGTCACGCGCTTTTCGCTCTTGATGAACTTGTGCCAGGCCTCGATGAACGCATCGTTGGCCTCGTCCTCGACACTCATGAAGTAGTTCCACGCGGCGAGATGGCCGACCAGCGGCTTGGTGTCGATGCCGGAAAGTTCCTCTTCACCCACGGAGAACGCCACGACCGGAATGTCCGTCGCGGAGATGCCCTGGTTGCCGAGTTCCTTGTAGAACGGCACGTTTGCATCGCCGTTGATCGTCGAGACCACGGCGGTCTTCTTGCCGGCCGAGCCGAACTTCTTGATGTCGGAGACGATCGACTGCCAGTCGGAATGACCGAACGGCGTGTAGTTGATCATGATGTCCGATGCGGCGACGCCCTTGGCCTTCAGATAGGCCTCGAGAATCTTGTTCGTCGTGCGCGGATAGACATAGTCGGTACCGGCCAGCACCCAGCGCTTGACGCCACCGGCCATCAGATAATCCACGGCCGGAATCGCCTGCTGGTTCGGCGCCGCACCCGTGTAGAACACGTTCTTGGAGGATTCCTCGCCCTCATACTGCACCGGGTAGAACAGCAGCGAATTCAGCTCTTCGAACACCGGCAGCACGGACTTGCGCGAGACGGAGGTCCAGCAGCCGAACACGGCAGCGACCTTGTCCTTTTCGATCAGCTCGCGCGCCTTCTCGGCGAACAGCGGCCAGTTCGAAGCGGGATCGACGACCACGGCCTCGAGCTTCTTGCCGAGCAGGCCGCCCTTCTTGTTCTGCTCGTCGATGAGCATCAGCATCGTGTCCTTCAGTGTGGTTTCACTGATGGCCATGGTGCCGGACAGTGAGTGCAGCACGCCGACCTTGATGGTGTCGGCGGCGACCGCGGCGTTGGCCGCGAACATGGACGCGGCGACGAGCGCCGCAGCACGGCCGGTGAGGCGCTTGTGCTTGATCTGCATGGAAATCCCCTCGTGTGAACGATTCTTGGCCGCGCCCGGCGCGACCGATGGATACGGCTCCGCGCGACGGGAATTCGCCACGCGTCGAGGGGGTTCGAGCAGGTTCCGTGCCAAGCGGCTGGAATACGATAAAACGGCGCTAGCAAGCCATTTTACTGCCGACAGAGTGTCTAACGAAGGAGGTAGAGATCGCCCTCCCGCACCATTGTGGTGCTACGCGCCGAAATCGAGCGCCGGTTTCAAATACCCGCGCACGGTAAGGGTGCGACGTCCTCTCTCCGTGCTCCTCGCCGGGAGCAGAAGTAGCAGGTGATTTATGAGTCTGCACCTAAAGTGCGTCGAGCACATCACGCTCCGCGACACCGGCAAGCTCACTCAGCCGAACCGCCGTTGCCTTGAATTCATCACTGTACCTGTATGTCGTTCTCGGACTTGGTCTTGGCATCGCAAACACTCCTAAAGGGTTAGTTCAGGGTGTCCACTAAACCGTAGGAACTATCACGTCCGCTGCAACGATTTGTTCGGCGGCAACGCCACCACGCCTATAGGTACTGTTGGACAGCTTCCAAAATTACGGCTTTGTGCTTGTAGAGTTCATTCACTTTCGCAATATCGAACTTTTGCTCGCCGGCAGGCACAAAAACCGAGAACGCCATGCGGGTTTTACCAAAGTAGAATCGACAGATTGGACGGCGATTATTGTCATCGAACAGGATCGCGCAGTAGCTCTTTGCATCCCGAATGGCGACGCGCTCGGGGTCTGCAATTTCAGCGGCGATGGCTCGAATAATCCGATGACCTGACAGTTCGTCTTCGGTTGTTTCAATGCCGCTATCATCGACCGGTGCGGCGGACATGAGTTGTCCTGAGGCTGGCGAAGCTTGCTCGCCTTTATCCGTGTCCAGCGCGGACTTGAGCCGGTCATTTACACGTTCCCGAACATACTCCCGAAGGGCGCCATGAACCAAACCGGTGAAATCTTCCCGAACTTGGTGGGTGAAGCGACCAGAATAGACCTTCGCGGCAAAGTGCCTGACAAGTTCCTCGCTGGGACTTTCAAACTCTT
Coding sequences within:
- the ureA gene encoding urease subunit gamma: MELTPREKDKLLLFSAAQLAERRRARGLKLNYPEAMALISFEIMEGARDGRSVAELMDYGRTLLGRDDVMDGVAEMINEVQVEATFPDGTKLVTVHDPIV
- the ureC gene encoding urease subunit alpha, with amino-acid sequence MSTITRRAYAEMYGPTTGDRVRLADSALVIEVEADRTIYGDEVKFGGGKVIRDGMGQSQRGAAEVADVVITNALILDWWGIIKADVGIKNGRISGIGKAGNPDVQPNVEIVIGPGTEAIAGEGQILTAGGIDAHIHFICPQQIDDALMSGITTMIGGGTGPATGTNATTCTPGPWNIARMLQAADGLPMNLGFLGKGNASQPGPLHEQIAAGAMGLKLHEDWGTTPAAIDNCLAVAEEQDVQVAIHTDTLNESGFVEDTLAAMRGRTIHTYHTEGAGGGHAPDIIKACGESFVLPSSTNPTRPYTVNTVDEHLDMLMVCHHLSPSIPEDVAFAESRIRRETIAAEDILHDLGAFSMISSDSQAMGRVGEVITRTWQTAHKMKVQRGALSGDPATHDNSRAKRYIAKYTINPAITHGIAHEVGSVEVGKLADLVLWKPAFFAAKPSLIIKGGMIAAAPMGDPNASIPTPQPVHYRHMFGALGGACGATTMTFVSKAAADAGIPESLRLASQIGVVRNCREITKADMRLNDWQPKIEVDPQTYQVRANGELLSCEPAAELPMAQRYFLF
- a CDS encoding urease accessory protein UreF, which produces MGTEALARLRLLQLSSPTLPVGAFAYSQGLEYAVEAGWVRDENETADWLAGLIDDTLAHLELPILFRMQAACTRGDESELRSLAKRIVAARETAELRAEESTRARALATLLADLDVGHAREWRETLGMAQCAGFACAAYAWKIPTRDALLGYAWAWLENQVACAIKLVPLGQTAGQRVLLALGPALERAVETAMTLDDDDIGASAPALAMASSLHETQYTRLFRS
- the urtE gene encoding urea ABC transporter ATP-binding subunit UrtE codes for the protein MLSVSELNQFYGESHTLWDVELEVPDGQCTVLMGRNGVGKTTLLKCIMGLLKVRGGRIAYNDDDLVDVPAERRAGMGIGYVPQGRQIFPLLTVEENLRIGLPARRDGLKAIPDAIFEMFPVLKKMSARRGGDLSGGQQQQLAIGRALVTDPKMLILDEPTEGIQPNIVHEIGDIIRRLNDDLGITVLLVEQKLPFARRVGDRFCIMDRGRNVATGAIGELSDELVHQYLTV
- a CDS encoding urease accessory protein UreD — encoded protein: MPAPETTASADGWAARLELGFREQAGRTVLSHRRRFGPLAVQRPFYPEGETCHVYVLHPPGGIAGGDTLDIDLDLPAGHALITTPGAAKFYRSSGPLAEVGQRLRVGAGARLEWLPQENIIFPGACLRAGTRLDLVGDARALLWEIHCFGRPVIDEAFTHGNAGFSLSVARDGEPLLEERLRVTESSLGRRALLAGRPVTGTLIATGCDSALLDRVRGLLPGGGEFAATRLDDLLALRYLGGSTEQCRKVFTAAWQVLREPVLDKPAQLPRVWAT
- a CDS encoding Fe2+-dependent dioxygenase, with the translated sequence MIRLIPKVLDANALDAVREALAGMNFVDGRASASAMLHDRKYNLQRERTSRQADDLDLLVVDALRHNEEFERATLPRRIIPPLFNRYEVGMHYGPHVDAALMGARETPLRADVSVTVFLTEPEDYEGGELIIQTDIVDEEIKLPAGSAVIYPSIFHHWVEPVTAGRRDAAVLWVQSFVRDPNDRAMLFELSQASGLLNAENAGGEAARLVNKTYTNLLRKLAEV
- a CDS encoding urease subunit beta, producing MIPGEVIAADGEIELNTGRERITLSVANTGDRPIQVGSHYHFYETNGALRFDREAARGFRLNIPAGTAVRFEPGQTREVELVAYAGDRQVYGFNAKIQGALDA
- the urtC gene encoding urea ABC transporter permease subunit UrtC, with the translated sequence MFMMRLLRNDRGGQIMLAVLLLVAVGVPVLNSLPPDDPLYVSTFTMTLVGKYLTYALLAIAVDLVWGYLGILSLGHGAFFALGGYAMGMYLMRQIGDRGVYGNPDLPDFMVFLNWKELPWFWQGFDQFWFAALMIVLVPGVLAFVFGWFAFRSRVTGVYLSIITQALTYALMLAFFRNEMGFGGNNGLTDFKDLLGFNLQSDATRAGLFVASAVALALGYLVCRAIVTSRLGRVAVAIRDSEDRTRFIGYRVEHVKLAVFTVSAVLAGVAGALYVPQVGIINPSEFAPLASIEIVIWVALGGRATLYGAVVGALAVNYAKTWLTGVIPDAWLFALGALFVLTTLFLPRGVVGLLRRRGAPA
- the urtD gene encoding urea ABC transporter ATP-binding protein UrtD; the protein is MKSGIRTAFRRDRVYNFLVPKVVEGLELERGTVLYMSGVSVSFDGFKAINDLDFYVDAGELRCVIGPNGAGKTTMMDIITGKTRPDHGECWFGGSMNLLQMSEAEIARAGIGRKFQKPTVFDNHTVFENLEMAMAGDKGVWSTFRARLSAEQRDFIDSTLETIGLADEKVRHAGALSHGQKQWLEIGMLLVQNPALLLVDEPAAGMTHQEMDRTVELLTSLAGTHSIVVVEHDMDFVRALNSRVTVLHQGSVLAEGSMDHVQGDPRVKEVYLGA
- the ureE gene encoding urease accessory protein UreE encodes the protein MLELTQRVETGHPVATVTLTLDQRIRARLRVTLDNGNEAGLFLERGIRLRHGDLLLAQTGEIVQVHAAAEPVSVVRSADPHALMRAAYHLGNRHVELEISLTELRYRHDHVLDDMLRGLGLRPGLERLPFEPEPGAYGGGHAHAHEHHHDHGH